The Zingiber officinale cultivar Zhangliang chromosome 2A, Zo_v1.1, whole genome shotgun sequence genomic sequence GATTTAGCTAATAAACCGTTAGACTATGGTTTTTCCCTGATGCTCACAGATTACAACAGCATGTGCTCTCACAGCCTTTAAGTTGCGTCATCCAATAAAGATGTACCTTGATCGTAGCACGGATATGGTAATGGTAGGAGGAAGGCATCCAATGAAAATAACCTATTCTGTGGGTTTTAAATCCGATGGAAAGATTACGGCCTTGTACTTGAATTTGTTGGTAAATGCAGGCATATCAGAGGATTATAGTCCACTTATTTCACATGCCATTATAACTTGTCTAAAAAAATACAACTGGGGTGCTCTCGCTTTTGATATTAAACTATGCAAGATGAATCTTACAAGTAAATCATCGATGCGAGCACCAGGGCAGGTACAGGGATCTTACATTGCTGAAGCTATTATTGAGCGTGTAGCATCTTTCCTGTCCTTGGATGTCGATGTTGTGAGAAAAAGAAATTtgcatacatatgaaagcctgaAGTTTTTTTATGGAAGTAGCAGTGGAGAAGCTCCGGAATATACTTTACCTGCTATAGTTGATGAGTTGTTTACATCTGCAAGCTACTTCAATCGTCTTGAAATGGTATTGCATTTCAATAGTTGCAACAAATGGAAAAAACGAGGGATTTCTTGGGTACCAATTGTATATGAAGTGGAACCAATGCCAACACCAGGGAAAGTATCCATTCTAAATGATGGTTCAATTGTTGTTGAAGTCGGAGGAATTGAAATAGGCCAGGGACTGTGGACAAAGGTGAAGCAAATGGCTGCATTCGGTCTTGAACAGCTATGGGATGAAGAGAAAAAATATCTTTTGGATAGGGTTAGAATCATTCAAGCAGATACTCTGAGTTTGGTTCAGGGAGGTTTAACTGCTGGAAGCACCAAATCTGAAGCAAGCTGCGAAGCAGTTCGTCTAGCATGCTCTATTCTAGTCAGCAGATTAAAGCCTCTTAAGCAAAGTTTGGAAGAGCAAATGGGATCAATTTCATGGGACACCCTTATTACCCAGGTGTGTAATTACGTCATTAATCAAATGTACTACTGTTTATTTATTGGCAAGAAGCTAAGCTTATTTCTGTAGTCTGTATGTGTTAGCTAGCTTATGCAAGTGAAGGACAGGATAGCTTATATGCATTCACTTTTAGGGATTTCCTGGGCTTTTTTATATTTTGGAAATCAAAGCAGTTACTTCCTTTCATCCATTATGAACTAGTTACCTTACAATATACAGGCAAATTTGCAATATGTGAACTTATCAGCGAGTACATTTTGGGTTGCTGACGATACTTCATCATATCTAAATTATGGGGCTGCTATAAGCGAGGTAACCTCCTTTGTAGATCATTCATATGATTGGCTTGTAATCACATTGCTAGTCTGttttcttgattttgaaaattgtgtGCATTCTAGGTAGAAATTGATGTTCTCACTGGAGCTACTACGATATTGAGAGCAGACCTTACATATGACTGCGGACAGAGCTTGAGTCCTGCCGTGGATCTAGGAcaggttttttttttcatctgtCCTAttgattttataatcctaaatcaCAATCAGCCGTATGTTCATATACTTATATCTGAGTGTTTCTGCAGGTTGAAGGGTCTTTTGTTCAAGGAATTGGATTTTTTGTCCTATTGATTTTGTTCAATAtataaagaaaacttgtcagttacgatataaacacacttacggtatgaattacatgtatatataacattgacatattatttagtacgagatttacatgtatgaaagttttcatacaaaatttcttgattgcctacaaccccaggtgtgctgatgacaagttgaagaagatggctctaagagtgatagctgaaagcctttcagaagaagagattgctggacttaaagaagcaattccatgcgatggacaccaacaacagcggttagtcaatgatgaggttttgtaaaacttgtgtgtttgaaaaattattgtcatgaagttaaggataacttgtatgatacaaatttaatttgtgg encodes the following:
- the LOC122043522 gene encoding indole-3-acetaldehyde oxidase-like, which codes for MRAPGQVQGSYIAEAIIERVASFLSLDVDVVRKRNLHTYESLKFFYGSSSGEAPEYTLPAIVDELFTSASYFNRLEMVLHFNSCNKWKKRGISWVPIVYEVEPMPTPGKVSILNDGSIVVEVGGIEIGQGLWTKVKQMAAFGLEQLWDEEKKYLLDRVRIIQADTLSLVQGGLTAGSTKSEASCEAVRLACSILVSRLKPLKQSLEEQMGSISWDTLITQANLQYVNLSASTFWVADDTSSYLNYGAAISEVEIDVLTGATTILRADLTYDCGQSLSPAVDLGQVEGSFVQGIGFFVLLILFNI